Proteins co-encoded in one Haloarcula pelagica genomic window:
- a CDS encoding uS10/mL48 family ribosomal protein, with translation MPFVTTLTLSSGDREQLDDTVEEIKQRAERKGVELKGPHPEPPTDLRVPQSKTLGPGDGRFESWSYTVYTRTIEIVGYEEFARSVAQRSFPGGVHVEAGVEQRTQIGS, from the coding sequence ATGCCCTTCGTCACGACACTCACACTCAGCAGCGGGGACCGGGAACAGCTCGACGACACCGTCGAGGAGATCAAACAGCGCGCCGAACGCAAGGGCGTCGAACTGAAGGGGCCACACCCGGAACCGCCGACAGATCTGCGGGTCCCCCAGTCGAAGACGCTCGGCCCGGGCGACGGGCGCTTCGAGTCCTGGAGCTACACCGTCTACACCCGGACCATCGAGATCGTCGGCTACGAGGAGTTCGCCCGCTCGGTCGCCCAGCGGTCGTTCCCCGGCGGCGTCCACGTCGAGGCCGGCGTCGAACAGCGCACGCAGATCGGTAGCTGA
- a CDS encoding ABC transporter ATP-binding protein has translation MTDTPVPPLRLIDVTKRYGDGPTAVVALSHVDFAVEAGEVVAVVGPSGSGKSTMLNIMGLLDEPTSGSVELRGEPTAGLTPAQQTDARRESLGFVFQDFHLLPTLTALENVRLPTAFLPGDATDRARDLLERVGLGDRLDHTPDELSGGQKQRVAIARALINEPAILLADEPTGNLDRDTGTRILEEVRAISDGGVAVVAVTHDDLVTDYADRTVELVDGVIQRD, from the coding sequence ATGACTGACACACCCGTCCCGCCGCTCCGGCTCATCGACGTGACCAAGCGGTACGGCGACGGCCCGACGGCGGTGGTCGCCCTCTCGCATGTCGACTTCGCGGTCGAGGCGGGCGAGGTGGTCGCCGTCGTCGGCCCGAGCGGGAGCGGCAAGAGCACCATGCTGAACATCATGGGGCTGCTCGACGAACCGACGAGCGGCAGCGTCGAACTCCGGGGCGAGCCGACCGCGGGACTGACTCCCGCCCAGCAGACCGACGCCCGGCGGGAGTCGCTTGGCTTCGTCTTCCAGGACTTCCACCTCCTGCCGACCCTGACCGCCCTGGAGAACGTCCGGCTCCCGACGGCGTTTCTCCCCGGCGACGCGACCGACCGGGCGCGGGACCTGCTGGAGCGGGTCGGGCTCGGCGACCGGCTGGACCACACGCCGGACGAACTCTCGGGCGGCCAGAAACAGCGCGTCGCCATCGCCCGGGCGCTCATCAACGAGCCCGCGATCCTGCTGGCCGACGAGCCGACGGGGAACTTAGATCGAGATACGGGCACCCGAATCCTCGAAGAGGTCCGGGCCATCAGCGACGGGGGCGTCGCCGTCGTCGCGGTCACCCACGACGACCTCGTGACCGACTACGCCGACCGGACCGTCGAACTCGTCGACGGGGTGATCCAGCGTGACTGA
- the polX gene encoding DNA polymerase/3'-5' exonuclease PolX, with protein MSRNDEIATELEAFADLLEAKGVEYKPRAYRRAAENIREYPGAIEGLAADGTDAVGEIDGVGDAISAKVVEYVETGEIGELAELRAELPVDMAALTAVEGVGPKTVGKLYDALGITTLDELEAAAEAGDIQDVKGFGAKTEQNILDNIDFAREAHERALLGEARPYGEEIRDYLAGVDTVDRCALGGSIRRWKPTIGDVDVLVGSDDETAVVDAFTDWEGTDRVIEAGETKASVRAGGVRVDLRVVVPEEFGAALQYFTGSKAHNVAVRNRAIERDLKVNEYGVFDIEGIEDDDQRAGRLVASETEEAVYEALGMEWMPPELREDRGEVAAAAAGELPALLAEGDIRGDLHTHSDWSDGGYSVAEMVAGATEFGHDYIAISDHATGPGMVGGVGVPDDELWDELDEIEAVAADAEIDVFAGVEANIAPDGSISVDDDLLAALDIVVASPHAALDGDGTDRLVAAAKHPHVDVIGHPTGRFLNRRPGLDVDIERLASVAADHGTALEVNASPSRLDLSGSAVKQAIEAGATVVIDTDAHGPGEFEQIRYGVHTARRGWAEPDDVLNTQSADAIREFIHD; from the coding sequence GTGAGCCGAAACGACGAGATCGCGACGGAGCTGGAAGCGTTCGCCGACCTGCTGGAGGCGAAAGGCGTCGAGTACAAACCCCGTGCCTACCGGCGGGCGGCCGAGAACATCCGCGAGTACCCCGGGGCCATCGAGGGACTGGCCGCCGACGGCACCGACGCTGTCGGGGAGATCGACGGCGTCGGCGACGCCATCTCCGCGAAGGTCGTCGAGTACGTCGAGACCGGCGAGATCGGCGAACTCGCGGAGCTGCGCGCGGAGCTACCCGTCGACATGGCGGCACTGACCGCCGTCGAGGGCGTCGGCCCCAAGACCGTCGGAAAGCTGTACGACGCCCTGGGGATCACGACGCTGGACGAACTCGAAGCGGCCGCCGAGGCGGGCGACATCCAGGACGTGAAGGGCTTTGGCGCCAAGACGGAACAGAACATCCTCGACAACATCGACTTCGCACGGGAGGCCCACGAGCGGGCGCTGCTGGGCGAGGCCCGTCCCTACGGCGAGGAGATCCGTGACTACCTCGCGGGCGTCGACACCGTCGACCGCTGTGCGCTGGGCGGGTCGATCCGGCGCTGGAAGCCGACCATCGGCGACGTGGACGTACTGGTCGGCAGCGACGACGAGACCGCCGTCGTCGACGCCTTCACCGACTGGGAGGGGACCGACCGGGTCATCGAGGCCGGCGAGACGAAAGCCAGCGTCCGCGCGGGCGGCGTACGGGTCGACCTGCGCGTGGTCGTCCCCGAGGAGTTCGGCGCCGCGTTGCAGTATTTCACCGGGAGCAAGGCTCACAACGTCGCCGTGCGCAACCGGGCCATCGAGCGGGACCTGAAGGTCAACGAGTACGGCGTGTTCGACATCGAGGGCATCGAGGACGACGACCAGCGGGCGGGTCGCCTGGTCGCGAGCGAGACCGAGGAAGCAGTCTACGAGGCTCTCGGGATGGAGTGGATGCCGCCGGAACTCCGCGAGGACCGCGGCGAGGTCGCGGCCGCGGCGGCCGGCGAGTTGCCGGCCCTGCTGGCCGAGGGCGACATCCGCGGGGACCTCCACACCCACAGCGACTGGTCCGACGGCGGCTACTCCGTCGCGGAGATGGTCGCGGGCGCCACCGAGTTCGGCCACGACTACATCGCGATCTCGGACCACGCGACCGGCCCCGGGATGGTCGGCGGGGTCGGCGTTCCGGACGACGAGTTGTGGGACGAACTCGACGAGATCGAGGCCGTCGCTGCCGACGCCGAGATCGACGTGTTCGCCGGCGTCGAGGCCAACATCGCGCCGGACGGCTCGATCTCGGTCGACGACGACCTGCTCGCGGCGCTGGACATCGTCGTGGCCTCGCCACACGCCGCGCTGGACGGGGACGGCACCGACCGCCTGGTCGCGGCGGCGAAACACCCCCACGTCGACGTGATCGGTCACCCGACCGGCCGGTTTCTCAACCGCCGGCCCGGGCTGGACGTGGACATCGAGCGGCTGGCGTCGGTCGCCGCCGACCACGGGACCGCCCTGGAGGTCAACGCCAGCCCCTCGCGGCTGGACCTCTCGGGGAGCGCGGTCAAACAGGCGATCGAGGCCGGCGCGACCGTCGTCATCGACACGGACGCACACGGCCCCGGCGAGTTCGAGCAGATCCGCTACGGCGTCCACACCGCCCGGCGTGGCTGGGCGGAACCCGACGACGTACTGAACACGCAGTCGGCCGACGCGATCCGGGAGTTCATCCATGACTGA
- a CDS encoding DUF5787 family protein, with protein sequence MDGIDSEFTFELAVCQWAERAWTPQRAGDAVVVARQLGTKRRRWDTIVVECDPDGLRRRASFGPDAFDTDLLHVLRSAPAEWTYYRDALPEPGYPWRYVREAIHAAADRAAVETRKRGNRIEIRRRALYPDWFNRIVAIENKPDLDASAARDLVPQLQRDVALGLADEVWVATAATGEAVEPVLLTDMPAEAGVLTVDTDAGTAEQLWQPRTLSTDDPGTRILERPADGASAARFEYADTDWKREKRLAVAERAYERGWRAYASTMRPDCRHFGLDRADSGVFPYCDAKGCRPTQTECRGSCPSFEPEPPAWRSKGWPIEGGPGAAIKRLLADRRRRHRPGLAER encoded by the coding sequence GTGGACGGGATCGACTCGGAGTTCACGTTCGAACTCGCCGTCTGTCAGTGGGCCGAACGCGCCTGGACGCCACAGCGGGCGGGCGACGCCGTGGTGGTCGCACGCCAACTCGGGACGAAGCGGCGCCGCTGGGACACCATCGTCGTCGAGTGTGACCCCGACGGGCTCCGCCGCCGGGCGTCGTTCGGACCCGACGCGTTCGACACCGACCTCCTGCACGTCCTCCGGTCGGCACCGGCCGAGTGGACCTACTACCGCGACGCCCTGCCCGAGCCGGGCTACCCCTGGCGGTACGTCCGCGAGGCGATCCACGCCGCCGCCGACCGGGCGGCCGTCGAGACACGCAAGCGGGGCAACCGCATCGAGATCCGCCGCCGGGCACTGTATCCGGACTGGTTCAACCGGATCGTCGCCATCGAGAACAAACCCGACCTCGACGCCAGCGCCGCCCGCGATCTGGTCCCACAGCTCCAGCGGGACGTGGCGCTGGGGCTTGCCGACGAGGTGTGGGTCGCCACCGCGGCGACCGGCGAGGCGGTCGAGCCGGTGTTGTTGACCGACATGCCCGCCGAGGCGGGCGTGTTGACCGTCGACACCGACGCCGGGACGGCAGAACAGCTCTGGCAGCCCCGGACGCTTTCGACCGACGACCCCGGAACCCGGATCCTCGAACGGCCCGCGGACGGGGCGAGCGCCGCCCGCTTCGAGTACGCCGACACCGACTGGAAACGCGAGAAACGGCTGGCGGTCGCCGAACGTGCCTACGAACGAGGGTGGCGGGCCTACGCGTCGACGATGCGGCCGGACTGTCGGCACTTCGGGCTCGACCGGGCCGACAGCGGCGTCTTCCCGTACTGCGACGCGAAGGGGTGTCGTCCGACACAGACGGAGTGTCGCGGGTCGTGTCCGTCCTTCGAGCCGGAACCGCCCGCCTGGCGGTCGAAGGGGTGGCCGATCGAGGGCGGGCCGGGCGCGGCGATCAAACGGTTGCTCGCCGACCGGCGGCGACGGCACCGACCCGGCCTCGCCGAGCGGTGA
- a CDS encoding bis(5'-nucleosyl)-tetraphosphatase, which yields MIEATSAGAILFRDTRGRREYLLLKSRPGDWEFPKGGVEGEEELQQTAIREVKEEAGISDFRLLDGFREDYDYVFEADGNTIHKTVHLFIAKSYEASAELSNEHRDMQWRDYDQAVNTVTQDGPREILEEAHEFLDEELEE from the coding sequence ATGATAGAGGCCACGAGCGCGGGAGCGATCCTCTTTCGCGATACGCGTGGCCGGCGTGAGTACCTACTGCTCAAGAGTCGGCCAGGTGACTGGGAGTTCCCCAAAGGCGGCGTCGAAGGCGAAGAAGAGCTACAACAGACCGCGATCCGCGAGGTCAAAGAAGAGGCGGGAATCAGCGATTTCCGCCTCCTGGATGGCTTCCGCGAGGACTACGACTACGTCTTCGAGGCGGACGGCAACACCATCCACAAGACCGTCCACCTGTTCATCGCGAAGTCCTACGAGGCGTCCGCAGAGCTGTCGAACGAACACCGTGACATGCAGTGGCGCGACTACGACCAGGCGGTCAACACGGTCACGCAGGACGGCCCTCGCGAGATTCTCGAAGAGGCACACGAGTTCCTCGACGAGGAACTCGAAGAGTAA
- a CDS encoding ABC transporter permease: MTERRSRFPAVALARRNLSRQRLRAALAALGIVIGVFAVVTLGLLGNALSVAATEELGGLGDQVIVSPAQGSGADTLDARDLGAIQRAADGRGTVIPLKTTGGSVSASGGQTVAQIYGTNTPQALFGNGSDSVPPTLRQGAVVGSDLATELQLREGSTITVEGNEYRVVAVLPEIASISPLQPDSAVLLPEEEFVTPGFSQVVVRADSAADARAVADGVDQRLNARQERVSVFSLTSVLDQITEFFELLNGFLLAIASVSLIVAGVSIFNVMLMTVSERRGEIGVLRAVGIHRKEVLRVLLVEATLLGVVGGAVGALLGVVTVIAVALNTDLPLWAVLLPGNAVVPLGAFAFGIVIALVGGIYPAYRAAWEPPVEALRS; this comes from the coding sequence GTGACTGAGCGACGGAGCCGGTTCCCGGCGGTCGCGCTCGCCCGTCGGAACCTCTCGCGCCAGCGGCTCCGGGCGGCACTCGCGGCGCTCGGCATCGTCATCGGCGTCTTCGCCGTCGTGACGCTCGGGCTGCTGGGCAACGCCTTGAGCGTCGCGGCCACCGAGGAACTGGGCGGGCTGGGCGACCAGGTGATCGTCAGCCCCGCACAGGGCAGCGGTGCCGACACGCTCGACGCCCGGGATCTGGGGGCGATCCAGCGGGCCGCAGACGGCCGCGGGACCGTGATCCCGCTGAAGACGACGGGGGGGAGCGTCAGCGCCAGTGGCGGCCAAACCGTCGCACAGATATACGGGACGAACACCCCACAGGCGCTGTTCGGGAACGGGAGCGACAGCGTCCCGCCGACACTCAGGCAGGGCGCTGTCGTCGGGTCGGACCTCGCCACCGAGTTGCAGTTGCGCGAGGGGAGTACGATCACCGTCGAGGGCAACGAGTATCGGGTGGTCGCTGTCCTGCCCGAGATCGCGAGCATCTCGCCGCTCCAGCCCGATTCGGCGGTGTTGCTCCCGGAAGAGGAGTTCGTCACCCCCGGCTTCTCCCAGGTCGTCGTCCGGGCCGACTCCGCTGCCGACGCGCGGGCGGTCGCCGACGGCGTCGACCAGCGGCTCAACGCCCGTCAGGAACGGGTCAGCGTCTTCTCGCTGACGAGCGTCCTCGATCAGATCACGGAGTTTTTCGAACTGCTGAACGGCTTCCTGCTCGCGATCGCCAGCGTCTCGCTGATCGTCGCCGGCGTCAGTATCTTCAACGTGATGTTGATGACCGTCTCCGAGCGCCGGGGCGAGATCGGCGTCCTGCGGGCGGTCGGCATCCACCGCAAGGAGGTGTTGCGGGTCCTGCTCGTCGAGGCGACGCTGCTCGGGGTTGTCGGCGGCGCCGTCGGTGCCCTCCTGGGTGTCGTGACCGTGATCGCCGTGGCGCTGAACACGGACCTCCCGCTGTGGGCGGTTCTGCTGCCGGGCAACGCCGTCGTCCCGCTGGGCGCGTTCGCCTTCGGAATCGTCATCGCGCTCGTCGGCGGCATCTACCCGGCCTATCGGGCCGCCTGGGAGCCGCCCGTCGAGGCGCTGCGAAGCTGA
- a CDS encoding DUF5797 family protein, producing the protein MTLSDEARQRLADIVERQPTKNGELQELWGMESGSEVHQYLESELKEYYYRNDDSLICATPEATELIDGEDSDRVQTITVTGLQQAIVDVIAAPDEESQSVVAVLHALRDAGEDPEVDDVRSALRSLADKGIVETIQKTVPTFRLAVTRENLDIELAEE; encoded by the coding sequence ATGACCCTCTCGGACGAGGCTCGCCAGCGGCTCGCCGACATCGTCGAGCGCCAGCCGACGAAGAACGGCGAACTACAGGAACTGTGGGGCATGGAAAGCGGGAGCGAGGTCCACCAGTACCTGGAATCGGAGCTCAAGGAGTACTACTACCGCAACGACGACAGCCTCATCTGTGCCACACCGGAGGCGACCGAACTCATCGACGGCGAGGATTCCGACCGCGTGCAGACGATCACCGTGACGGGGCTCCAGCAGGCGATCGTCGACGTGATCGCCGCGCCCGACGAGGAGAGCCAGAGCGTCGTCGCCGTCCTCCACGCCCTCCGGGACGCCGGCGAGGACCCCGAGGTCGACGACGTTCGGTCGGCACTGCGCAGCCTGGCCGACAAAGGGATCGTCGAGACGATCCAGAAGACGGTGCCGACGTTCCGACTCGCGGTCACCCGGGAGAACCTCGACATCGAACTCGCCGAGGAGTGA
- a CDS encoding DUF7503 family protein — translation MSDSTMKEFLADHPRMIGALFTILLLLSQAGNVAANNGATISGP, via the coding sequence ATGTCCGATTCCACCATGAAAGAGTTCCTGGCGGACCACCCACGAATGATCGGCGCACTGTTCACCATCCTGCTGTTGCTGTCACAGGCTGGGAACGTGGCTGCGAACAACGGTGCGACTATCAGCGGCCCCTGA
- a CDS encoding DUF5788 family protein, protein MKEFERKQLLERIERDGATVGADIPDEITVQGEEIELRSFVFEIKRRETVPRGERERVDRAKKNLRRERLQRKQRIEDGEVSYEEGERLASAIIGIDRALNALEQLGPANLEQEERAQEAADQKRWMKFLRKALGHEDADSGTGRAGRGR, encoded by the coding sequence GTGAAGGAGTTCGAGCGCAAGCAACTGTTAGAGCGCATCGAACGGGACGGTGCGACGGTCGGCGCCGACATCCCCGACGAGATCACCGTCCAGGGCGAGGAGATCGAACTGCGGTCGTTCGTCTTCGAGATCAAGCGCCGGGAGACGGTCCCGCGGGGCGAGCGCGAGCGGGTCGACCGCGCGAAGAAGAACCTCCGCCGGGAGCGCCTCCAGCGCAAGCAACGCATCGAGGACGGGGAGGTCAGCTACGAGGAGGGCGAGCGGCTGGCGAGCGCCATCATCGGGATCGACCGGGCGCTGAACGCGCTCGAACAGCTCGGCCCGGCCAACCTCGAACAGGAGGAACGGGCACAGGAGGCCGCCGACCAGAAGCGATGGATGAAGTTCCTGCGCAAGGCACTGGGGCACGAGGACGCGGACTCCGGCACCGGCCGTGCCGGGCGAGGGAGATAA
- a CDS encoding response regulator, giving the protein MTADGPIDDAGSVELSRSSLRGSRRVVDRTIPLIRTESSETSEATPTEVPIPLANIDEEQQVRVLHVDDDPQIGDLVETFLEQINDDFAVVTETSVVPALNRLETAQFDCIVSDYQMPNTDGLEFLEIVRDRYPELPFILFTGKGSEEIASEAIAAGVTDYMQKEMGTDQYEVLANRVENAVDQYRTEQQFWNALSWYQRLVEQELAGVCIIQDREFVYVNEKLAETFGYTQNDLVGASPERLTTADDRERFLDAVRGSEDGDPQSFDAEFTGVRADGETVTVEVSGGSIEYDGEPAWIGVLRAVAE; this is encoded by the coding sequence ATGACCGCTGATGGCCCGATCGACGACGCAGGGAGTGTCGAACTGTCCCGCTCCTCACTTCGGGGAAGCAGGCGGGTGGTCGACAGAACCATCCCGTTGATCAGAACCGAATCCTCCGAGACATCCGAGGCAACACCGACGGAGGTCCCGATTCCGCTGGCGAACATCGACGAGGAACAGCAGGTCCGCGTGCTCCACGTCGACGACGATCCACAGATCGGCGATCTGGTCGAGACGTTCCTCGAACAGATCAACGACGACTTCGCCGTCGTGACCGAGACCAGCGTGGTCCCGGCGCTAAACCGCCTCGAAACGGCGCAGTTCGACTGCATCGTCAGCGACTACCAGATGCCAAACACCGACGGCCTGGAGTTCCTCGAAATCGTCCGCGACCGGTATCCGGAACTCCCCTTTATCCTCTTTACCGGCAAGGGCAGCGAAGAGATCGCCTCGGAGGCGATCGCCGCCGGCGTCACCGACTACATGCAAAAGGAGATGGGCACCGACCAGTACGAGGTGCTCGCCAACCGGGTCGAGAACGCCGTCGACCAGTACCGGACCGAACAGCAGTTCTGGAACGCCCTCTCGTGGTACCAGCGCCTCGTCGAGCAGGAACTCGCCGGCGTCTGTATCATCCAGGACCGGGAGTTCGTCTACGTCAACGAGAAGCTCGCGGAGACGTTCGGCTACACGCAGAACGATCTCGTCGGTGCCAGTCCCGAGCGCTTGACGACGGCCGACGACCGCGAGCGGTTCCTCGATGCTGTCCGTGGCTCCGAGGACGGCGACCCCCAGTCGTTCGACGCCGAGTTCACGGGCGTCCGGGCGGACGGCGAGACGGTGACGGTCGAGGTCTCGGGCGGCTCGATCGAGTACGACGGCGAACCGGCCTGGATCGGCGTCCTGCGCGCGGTCGCGGAGTGA
- a CDS encoding NEW3 domain-containing protein codes for MERSRVLCLVLTLSLVALSVPAAADARLTLTDTTVSPGTPTAGAPITVETTVRLSGGSDTPLTLDNVTVVDSDGERLGRATDLGRLSPGETLTVPVTITVDEPAVYDLRVIARGTDSDGEEVRSTRPLTVGVERGEPLVEIRNASLVAGTDNTVEAVVSNPTTAPLRDIVVRATDPAGGEQTRRTIATLAAGASETLTFEVRAGDPGDRELTLRTTATDPTGAVSTATHSRPVTVDALTEDVGVRARPTTADETDQVTSGLSGLLGGNGGGALRQQSDEGEQDRALVDVTVTNFGNAPVERVVLTARSTDGAVLSPVGRVAVTDRLAPGESATAQVDLTDVRGVDGIRFVASYRLADRSGEAAVAYGYSARAGNATITGADVTVEADGRLRVDGNLANTGTGELRSAVVRVVPDDRVRPAYPQRNYFVGTVADSEFAPFELTAQADVANASSVTVEVTYTTDGEQVRQTATLPVPEQRAAEATGPSTTVLAVGSAVVAVLAVGVIVLVRRRRR; via the coding sequence ATGGAGCGCTCTCGTGTTCTCTGCCTCGTCCTCACACTCTCGCTCGTCGCCCTGTCGGTGCCGGCGGCTGCCGACGCACGCCTCACACTGACCGACACGACCGTCTCGCCGGGGACGCCAACGGCGGGCGCACCGATCACCGTCGAGACGACCGTCCGGCTCTCCGGCGGGAGCGACACGCCGCTGACGCTCGACAACGTCACGGTCGTCGACAGCGACGGCGAGCGACTCGGTCGCGCCACCGACCTCGGGCGGCTCTCGCCGGGTGAGACGCTCACGGTCCCCGTGACGATCACCGTCGACGAGCCGGCCGTCTACGACCTCCGGGTGATCGCCCGCGGGACCGACAGCGACGGCGAGGAAGTCCGGTCGACCCGCCCGCTCACGGTCGGCGTCGAGCGGGGGGAACCCCTCGTCGAGATCCGGAACGCGAGCCTGGTCGCCGGCACGGACAACACCGTCGAGGCGGTCGTCTCGAACCCAACGACCGCGCCGCTCCGTGACATCGTGGTTCGTGCGACCGATCCGGCCGGTGGCGAGCAGACGCGACGGACCATCGCCACGCTGGCCGCGGGGGCCTCCGAGACGCTCACTTTCGAGGTGCGTGCCGGCGACCCCGGCGACCGGGAACTCACGCTCAGGACGACCGCGACCGACCCGACCGGGGCGGTGTCGACGGCGACTCACAGCCGACCGGTGACGGTCGACGCGCTGACCGAGGATGTCGGCGTCCGAGCGCGGCCGACCACGGCCGACGAGACCGACCAGGTCACGAGCGGGCTGTCGGGGCTGCTCGGCGGGAACGGCGGGGGCGCGCTCCGACAGCAGTCCGACGAGGGCGAGCAGGACCGGGCGCTGGTGGACGTGACGGTGACGAACTTCGGGAACGCCCCGGTCGAGCGCGTCGTCCTGACGGCCCGCTCGACGGATGGGGCCGTGTTGAGCCCGGTCGGTCGCGTCGCCGTCACGGATCGGCTCGCACCGGGTGAGTCCGCGACCGCACAGGTCGACCTCACAGACGTGCGCGGCGTCGACGGGATCCGGTTCGTCGCGTCCTACCGGCTCGCGGACCGATCGGGCGAGGCCGCCGTCGCCTACGGTTACAGCGCCCGGGCGGGCAACGCGACGATCACCGGCGCGGACGTGACCGTCGAGGCCGACGGCCGGCTCCGCGTCGACGGGAACCTCGCCAACACCGGGACCGGCGAACTCCGAAGCGCCGTCGTCAGGGTCGTCCCCGACGACCGCGTCAGGCCGGCCTATCCCCAGCGGAACTACTTCGTCGGGACCGTCGCCGACAGCGAGTTCGCCCCCTTCGAACTGACCGCACAGGCCGACGTGGCAAACGCCAGCAGCGTCACCGTCGAAGTCACGTACACGACCGACGGCGAACAGGTCCGCCAGACGGCGACGCTCCCGGTCCCCGAGCAACGAGCCGCCGAGGCTACCGGCCCGTCGACGACCGTCCTCGCGGTCGGGAGCGCCGTCGTCGCCGTGCTCGCCGTGGGCGTGATCGTCCTGGTCCGCCGACGCCGACGATGA
- a CDS encoding Mut7-C RNAse domain-containing protein — protein sequence MTESTSDDGSENAHHHELDREPLVLDAMLGTLATYLRMCGYDAAYALDRDAEADEALLALAHTEARRLVTRDADLAAETPDRVLLTERSVEGQLRELADEGFVLELADPPTYCGTCNGRLEPVDRTEPTPEYAPDPDDETLWRCRDCGQHFWKGSHWDDVAATLASL from the coding sequence ATGACTGAGAGCACGAGCGACGACGGGAGCGAGAACGCGCACCACCACGAACTCGATCGGGAGCCGCTGGTCCTCGACGCGATGCTCGGGACGCTGGCGACGTACCTCCGGATGTGTGGCTACGACGCCGCCTACGCCCTGGACCGAGACGCCGAAGCCGACGAGGCCCTGCTCGCGCTGGCCCACACCGAGGCCCGCCGCCTGGTGACCAGGGACGCCGACCTCGCCGCGGAGACGCCCGACCGCGTGTTGCTCACCGAGCGCTCCGTCGAGGGACAGCTTCGGGAACTGGCCGACGAGGGCTTCGTCCTCGAACTCGCGGACCCGCCGACCTACTGTGGGACCTGCAACGGGCGGCTCGAACCGGTCGACCGGACGGAGCCGACCCCGGAGTACGCCCCGGACCCCGACGACGAGACGCTGTGGCGGTGTCGGGACTGCGGGCAGCACTTCTGGAAAGGGAGCCACTGGGACGACGTGGCGGCGACGCTGGCGTCGCTATAG